Proteins from one Telopea speciosissima isolate NSW1024214 ecotype Mountain lineage chromosome 1, Tspe_v1, whole genome shotgun sequence genomic window:
- the LOC122662392 gene encoding transcription factor UNE12 has product MANNPPEGLGDDFFDQILAIPSYPGNESSLAGNEGNLAGTAGGASSMVLQLSSGEGTAHMRSAGGGGYQGTTTVFPLGLSLEQGKTGFVKPEEASGSGKRFREGVDAKLSSGKNDRDSVQLMFPGFGHVQSQTHPVRPAAPQVHQPFHSQSTQTAVPTAPHPPAIRPRVRARRGQATDPHSIAERLRRERIAERMKALQELVPSSNKTDRAAMLDEIVDYVKFLRLQVKVLSMSRLGGAGAVAQLVADIPLNSAEGEGSEGGSNQRAWEKWSNDGTERQVAKLMEEDVGAAMQFLQSKALCIMPISLASAIYHTHEPDTSTLVKPESNTPS; this is encoded by the exons ATGGCGAACAACCCGCCGGAAGGTTTAGGCGACGATTTCTTCGATCAAATCTTGGCGATTCCAAGTTACCCGGGTAACGAATCATCTTTGGCGGGAAATGAAGGGAATTTGGCGGGAACGGCAGGTGGGGCATCGTCGATGGTTCTGCAGCTGAGCTCAGGTGAAGGCACTGCTCACATGCGCAGTGCTGGTGGAGGTGGCTATCAGGGAACAACTACAGTGTTTCCCTTGGGATTGAGCTTGGAACAAGGGAAAACTGGTTTTGTGAAACCGGAGGAAGCTTCTGGGAGCGGTAAACGGTTCCGGGAAGGCGTTGATGCAAAGCTTTCTTCGGGAAAGAAC GACAGAGACTCAGTGCAGTTGATGTTCCCGGGGTTTGGACATGTACAGAGTCAGACGCACCCGGTCCGGCCTGCTGCACCTCAGGTCCATCAG CCTTTCCATAGTCAATCTACACAGACTGCAGTCCCTACTGCACCTCATCCACCAGCCATCCGACCAAGAGTGCGGGCCAGACGAGGACAAGCCACTGATCCCCACAGTATTGCTGAGCGG TTACGCAGGGAGAGAATAGCAGAAAGAATGAAGGCGTTGCAGGAACTTGTACCTAGCTCCAATAAG ACAGACAGAGCAGCCATGCTTGATGAGATCGTGGATTATGTAAAGTTCCTCAGGCTCCAAGTCAAG GTCCTGAGCATGAGTAGACTTGGGGGAGCTGGTGCCGTGGCACAGCTTGTGGCTGACATCCCATTAAACTCGGCTGAG GGGGAAGGCAGTGAAGGTGGAAGCAACCAGCGAGCATGGGAGAAGTGGTCAAACGATGGCACAGAACGGCAAGTAGCAAAGCTTATGGAAGAAGATGTTGGGGCGGCCATGCAATTCCTGCAGTCCAAGGCACTTTGCATCATGCCGATATCGCTTGCTTCTGCTATCTACCACACACATGAACCAGACACCTCCACACTGGTGAAGCCGGAGTCGAACACCCCTTCATAG